The Rubidibacter lacunae KORDI 51-2 genome segment GGTCGGTCAACCGCTACCCACCGATGCTCGGCGGCGACCTGAGGGCACAACTAGCAGCTTATGCTGGCGTCGCTCCAGAGCAAATCGCGATCGCTAACGGCTCGGACGACCTGATCGAGCTAGTTCTCAAAACCTGCTTGCCGCCTGGTGGAGCGGTGCTACTGCCGACACCCACCTTTTTTGTATACGGATTCTCGGCTCGAGTGTTAGGTGGCAGGGTCGTGGAAGTCCCGCGCTCGTCGATCGATTTTGCCGTCGATACGAAGGCACTGTTGGCTCGGTCAATACCGCAAACGCACGTCCTGTTTTTGGCCAACCCCAACAACCCAACGGGAAATCTAATGCCGCGCGCGGCAATCGTCGAGTTACTGGAGCACTTTGACGGGTGGGTCGTTGTGGATGAATGCTATTTCGAATACTGCGGTGAGACAGTCGTTGACTTGCTGTCGCATTACCCGCAGTTGATCGTGCTCAGAAGCCTGTCCAAAAGCTTCGGACTGGCCGGGCTGCGCGTGGGGTACGCGATCGCGTCGGCCGAAGTTGCCGGCCACCTTTACCGCGCCGCACAGATTTTTCCCGTGAATTGCTTGGCATTAGCCGCTGCCAGCGCTGCGCTTGCCGACTGCGCTTATTTCGAAAAAACGCGCAAGCAAATCCTTCGCGATCGGGCGGCGCTTGCCCGCGACCTAAGCGCCCTCGGATTGACCGCGTTTCCCTCTGCCGCTAACTATCTATTCGTCAGTAGTGAATCCCTCGGATTGCGCTCGGACGTGCTAGTTAGCTGGCTACAACAGCAGCAGGTGTGGGTAGCCGACTTCGGCAGCAAACAAGGGCTGGCCCCCTACTTTTGGCGTGCGGCGATCGGCTTGCCGGACGAGAACCGGGCTCTGCTCGCCGGACTGAGCAGCATCTTCACTTCGGCGTCCGGCTTTAGATCGCAGACTTGATGGGATCTATATCTCGTTAGGGATGCTCTGTGGTATTGAAACCATATCTCGAGAGAAACAGCACCTATTGTTCCCAGCCACTCAGCCGACATCCTTGCCCTTAAATATAAAAAACACCTAGAACACCGCTTCCTTGGCGACGATCTCAAGACGACCTTTGACGAGAGTTCGACAGCGCGTGCGATGGCGAGAGCGATATTCGAGGTGGCTTTTCGGGATCGCAATGCGAGCGCTTGTACCTAATAGTTGCCAAGTGTTGTGAAAAGCGGTCCGTGTTCTCAATTAAAGTACTTGCTGCTAAAGTACTTTCTGCGTCTATACAGCAGCTCAGCTGCCTTGATATTCGATCTACTCTTAGCAAGGATTTCAGCAGTCGGGTCGATCGAACTCACGTCGCCATGACGAGCGGCGGACGACACCGCGCAGCCGATGCCGAAACGCCGCTTGCCGTCAGGGAGTTGGGTGCTCGTTCGAAGTAGATTTTCGTCCGAAGCCCCGCGGGAAGAGTCTAGTTTAAGGTCTTCCCACCGCCCCACAGGCGTCCCCGCACGCGGGGTTGAAACAAAATGTGCGCCCCGATGTGTTCTAGATCTTCATCGGTAAGATTGCGCATCTCAGCCCACAGGTCGGAACGGGTGGTGTTCGGGTGCAGCTCCAGCAAGTCACTCTCGCCGTCGTATGTGGTGGGGTATTCCATGTAGTCGACAAGTGCAACGACGTTATCGCGAGGGGGCTCGGCTCCGTTGAGCACCGGGAGTGCAAGATTGACGTTCGGATTGGTCTTAGTAATGCCGCCAACGTGGCACTGGGAGCACACATTGTTGAACAAGCTCTTGCCGCGCTCCAACTGCTGGAGGCTATAGATGACTTGCTCCCCTTCCTCGTTGTAAGGAAGCGTCCGGATTTCTTCGGTCAGTTCGAGGGCGGCAACGCTGCCAGCGCAAAGCTGCCAGACTAGCAAAATTGCTGCCATTGCTGCCCAGATTGTTCGCTTTAACATGGATTCTCCTCTCAAAAGATGGTCGAGAAATGGTGCATTGAATAGGGCTGTCGCTCGGCGAGTGCCGTCCGACAGCTATTGCCCCAGACCAATCGCCGAGCGACCGGTGCGGGTGGGTCTCGGCCCTGCAGCAAGCGTTAGCAAGGTCGCGCGCGCGCGCAATCGCCTTCTGCCGGGTCCTGCGCGCGGCCGAGGATCTCTAACATCACGGCCTTTGCATCTTCAAGAGCCAGATTCGTCCCCTCGTCCCGGTAGGTAATGTCCAGGCGAGTGCAAATCTGCATGACGTCCGAAACTGCCAAGCGATACTCAGCAGCAATATCGGCAATGGAAAGGTCGGCAAAACCCATAATGGCAGGCAAGCGTAGTCGAGATCCCCAGTTAAATATCATGCCAGCGAATGCGATCGCCTGCAGGCATCCAAACAAGAGAGGATGAGTTTTCGTCGTTACGGCTTGTCGTAGTGCGGTGACAATACGACCGGCCGGCAGCCGGCGAGTACCTCGCGGAGCGCAACCACGCGACCGATCACCGCGATCGCCGGGGCGGCGAACTGCTGGCGCTCGACGGTCTCGACAATGGTTGCGAGAGTGGCAATGAGATCGGTTTGTTCCGGACACGTGCCCCAGCGAATCAGAGCGACAGGGGTCTCCGGCGCAAGTCCGGCGTCCATCAGTTTGCCAACAATGTAAGCAAGATTGTGGATGCCCATGTAAACCGCAATGGTCTCCGCCGCGCGGGCGATCGCAGTCCAGTCTATATCGGGGCGATATTTCCCGGCGGCCTCGTGGCCGGTGACGAAGATGACCGAGGAGCTATGGGCGCGGTGGGTGAGCGGAATGCCGGCATAGGCCGGGGCGGCGATTCCCGAGGTGACGCCGGGGACGACCTCCACTGGAATTCCGGCAGCAACGAGGTCGGTCATTTCTTCGCCGCCGCGCCCAAACATGAAGGGGTCGCCGCCCTTCAGCCGGACCACAATCGCTGCGTCGCGTGCCTTGGCAATCAGTAGCTGGGCGATTTCGGATTGCGCGCGCGAGTGTCGCCCCCGTCGCTTGCCAGCGTCGATGCATTCCGTACGGGGATTCACCATCGCCAAGATTGCCGGGCTGACAAGGGCGTCATACACCACTACATCGGCGCATTCGAGCAAACTCTTGCCTTTGAGCGTTAGCAAACCCGGATCCCCGGGTCCGGCACCAACTAAGTACACTTTCCCGACGGGAAGCGCCCCCGAACTACATGGCATCATCGTTGGAACCATTCAACAATCGTGTCGGCAAGTGCAGGAACCGTCCCGAGGGGGGAGCCAAAGTGTACAGTTAAGTCCGGGCGATCGCCGCACAGGCGCTCGATTTCGGTCGCGATCGCGTCGATAATCCGACCGGGAAACAAGACATACGGCACGATCGCTAAGTGGCGATAGCCAGCTGCCCCCAACGTACGGATGCACTCGCCTAGGTGCGGCGGAACAGACCAGAAAGCAGCAGTTGCCCCCAGACGGGCGGCGGTTGTCGCGATCGTGCCATTGCCCTCGGATTGATGGCTGCCGTGGGCGAGCAAAATGCGCCCAATCGGTTGTGAAGCACGCTCAGCGTCGGCATTAATGCGGTCCGCGAGGGCAGCGAAGCGATCGGCAAGCAAAGGAACTAATCCTGCATGGCTGCCAAGATAAGCTCCTAACTCTAGCTCGAATTCGCCACCGACGAGTTGTTGCGCGCGCGCGACCTCAGCCGGCAAGTCGCTGCGCACGTGAACACCGGGCAACAAGAACAAGGGCAGAATCCGCACGCGATGCAATCCGGCTACCCGGATGGCCGGGAGTTGCTGCAAGATTGCCTGGTGAAGCGGTACCGCACCCATTTCCAGCACGGCCGTCAATACGATGGAGTGCCGCTCTAGGGTGGCGGTGGCTCGATGCTCTCGATTTATTGGCCGGCGGGCGGCGGTTTCACAGACGATGGCGCGATCGCGAACGCATGCAGCCAGCTGGGCAAGGGCGACGCGGGCGCGTGGATCGCGGCTGCCGTGGGCAACGAGGATATATGCGGCGGGCAAGCGATCGGATACAGCCATCGGGATCCAGATCCGAAACAGAACTTTACAATCAACCGGTTGCCTACTATCCTAGGACGCCAGCAAGGGCAATGACCGTAACGAGCGTGTCAATTCTCAAACTACTGTCGGGTTGAGGAGCTGATTGGTAGGTTTCACCAACGCCTTACAGCCCCGGCTTGCCCTGTCGCAAAGCTAAGAGATCCAGCGCCGCCAAATGCATGTAGGCATCCGCGACGATGCCGCGCCCGCGCAAAAATCCCGTGTTCGCACCCGGGCACAAGTACCGCAGCGTTTCGGGAGTAAAGCGATCGCGTAGTGCCTGCACCGCATCCAGTTGCCGCCACCAATGAAAGGTTTTGGCTGCGCGCAGCGGCACGA includes the following:
- the psbV gene encoding photosystem II cytochrome c-550, whose amino-acid sequence is MLKRTIWAAMAAILLVWQLCAGSVAALELTEEIRTLPYNEEGEQVIYSLQQLERGKSLFNNVCSQCHVGGITKTNPNVNLALPVLNGAEPPRDNVVALVDYMEYPTTYDGESDLLELHPNTTRSDLWAEMRNLTDEDLEHIGAHILFQPRVRGRLWGGGKTLN
- the cobA gene encoding uroporphyrinogen-III C-methyltransferase; its protein translation is MVPTMMPCSSGALPVGKVYLVGAGPGDPGLLTLKGKSLLECADVVVYDALVSPAILAMVNPRTECIDAGKRRGRHSRAQSEIAQLLIAKARDAAIVVRLKGGDPFMFGRGGEEMTDLVAAGIPVEVVPGVTSGIAAPAYAGIPLTHRAHSSSVIFVTGHEAAGKYRPDIDWTAIARAAETIAVYMGIHNLAYIVGKLMDAGLAPETPVALIRWGTCPEQTDLIATLATIVETVERQQFAAPAIAVIGRVVALREVLAGCRPVVLSPHYDKP
- a CDS encoding sirohydrochlorin chelatase → MAVSDRLPAAYILVAHGSRDPRARVALAQLAACVRDRAIVCETAARRPINREHRATATLERHSIVLTAVLEMGAVPLHQAILQQLPAIRVAGLHRVRILPLFLLPGVHVRSDLPAEVARAQQLVGGEFELELGAYLGSHAGLVPLLADRFAALADRINADAERASQPIGRILLAHGSHQSEGNGTIATTAARLGATAAFWSVPPHLGECIRTLGAAGYRHLAIVPYVLFPGRIIDAIATEIERLCGDRPDLTVHFGSPLGTVPALADTIVEWFQR
- the hisC gene encoding histidinol-phosphate transaminase, whose product is MVARINDCIRALAVKSASPSRGANAVRLDKGEFPYPPSPKVIDAIAAAAGSVNRYPPMLGGDLRAQLAAYAGVAPEQIAIANGSDDLIELVLKTCLPPGGAVLLPTPTFFVYGFSARVLGGRVVEVPRSSIDFAVDTKALLARSIPQTHVLFLANPNNPTGNLMPRAAIVELLEHFDGWVVVDECYFEYCGETVVDLLSHYPQLIVLRSLSKSFGLAGLRVGYAIASAEVAGHLYRAAQIFPVNCLALAAASAALADCAYFEKTRKQILRDRAALARDLSALGLTAFPSAANYLFVSSESLGLRSDVLVSWLQQQQVWVADFGSKQGLAPYFWRAAIGLPDENRALLAGLSSIFTSASGFRSQT
- a CDS encoding translation initiation factor IF-2, which translates into the protein MPAIMGFADLSIADIAAEYRLAVSDVMQICTRLDITYRDEGTNLALEDAKAVMLEILGRAQDPAEGDCARARPC